One region of Pseudomonas glycinae genomic DNA includes:
- a CDS encoding terpene synthase family protein, with the protein MNRSSSARTPRSATAPFIVRAVRCPPPTRIDEALGQEVNERLMEWISNIGIFAGKEEKIRASDFGRYAMLCHADTNNPDRLLLVAQCFAALFAVDDHYCDDQSLGGRPETVAESLSFALTAIDPVYLPAPFDKELLKQQMCDPVIRGLLAYMKRVAQFCTPSQVARVRQITIAMFVTMAAEGPWRLYGTQPTVAEYLASRQVNSFWPCLVLIDLIGGYEVPANTYSRPDIHHVTALASLATTLVNDLYSAYKEHLNETGDFKLPYLLAARHNCSLQEAIDLAADIHDAVMEEYERLHATLMKGTRSPVLRRYLTGLSTWIGGNLEWHKHSARYHI; encoded by the coding sequence ATGAATCGATCCAGCAGTGCCCGGACGCCACGCAGCGCCACTGCCCCCTTTATCGTCCGTGCCGTACGCTGCCCGCCGCCTACGCGCATTGATGAGGCGTTGGGCCAGGAAGTCAACGAACGCCTGATGGAGTGGATATCGAACATAGGGATTTTTGCCGGCAAGGAAGAAAAAATCCGCGCCAGCGACTTCGGTCGCTATGCAATGCTGTGCCATGCCGACACGAATAATCCGGATCGACTGTTACTCGTGGCGCAATGCTTTGCGGCGTTGTTTGCGGTGGACGATCACTATTGCGACGATCAATCCCTCGGCGGTCGCCCCGAGACAGTGGCCGAAAGCTTGTCGTTCGCCCTCACCGCGATCGATCCGGTCTATTTGCCTGCGCCGTTCGACAAAGAACTCCTGAAGCAGCAAATGTGCGACCCGGTAATCAGGGGATTGCTGGCCTACATGAAACGGGTCGCCCAATTCTGCACGCCCTCGCAAGTCGCCCGGGTGCGCCAGATCACCATCGCCATGTTCGTCACCATGGCGGCGGAAGGTCCCTGGCGCCTCTATGGCACTCAACCCACCGTCGCCGAATACCTGGCCAGTCGGCAGGTCAACAGCTTCTGGCCATGCCTGGTACTGATCGACCTGATCGGCGGCTACGAAGTCCCGGCCAATACGTATTCCCGTCCAGACATTCACCACGTCACCGCACTGGCCTCGCTGGCGACCACTCTGGTCAACGATCTGTATTCCGCTTACAAAGAGCACCTGAACGAAACCGGCGACTTCAAGCTGCCTTATCTGCTGGCAGCCAGGCACAACTGTTCGCTTCAAGAGGCAATCGACCTGGCAGCCGATATCCATGACGCAGTGATGGAAGAATACGAACGCCTGCACGCAACGCTGATGAAAGGCACGCGCTCGCCGGTATTGCGGCGCTATCTCACCGGATTGAGTACATGGATCGGCGGCAATCTGGAGTGGCATAAACACAGTGCCCGGTACCATATCTGA
- a CDS encoding glucose 1-dehydrogenase, producing the protein MQISLARQVALVTGASSGIGHGAAKALAAAGAAVVINYNRQAEPAEALARQIVADGGQAIAIGADVSKEEDVERLFQQTLDTFGTLDILVANSGLQKDAAAVDMSLADWNAVIGVNLTGQFLCARAALRIFNRQGVREGVSRAAGKIIHMSSVHQRIPWAGHVNYAASKGGVDQLMQTLAQEVSHQRIRINGIAPGAIRTAINKDATEGDAGQDLLKLIPYGRIGDVEDVANAVVFLASDVSDYIVGTTLFIDGGMSLYPEFRGNG; encoded by the coding sequence ATGCAGATTTCCCTCGCCCGTCAGGTGGCACTGGTCACCGGCGCCAGTTCCGGCATCGGCCACGGCGCCGCCAAAGCCCTGGCCGCTGCCGGTGCCGCTGTCGTCATCAACTACAACCGACAAGCCGAGCCGGCCGAAGCGCTGGCCCGGCAGATCGTCGCCGACGGTGGTCAGGCCATCGCGATTGGCGCGGATGTTTCGAAAGAAGAAGACGTTGAGCGGCTGTTCCAGCAAACCCTCGACACCTTCGGCACACTGGACATTCTGGTGGCAAATTCCGGTCTGCAAAAAGACGCGGCGGCTGTGGATATGTCGCTGGCCGACTGGAACGCGGTGATCGGCGTCAACCTCACCGGCCAGTTCCTCTGCGCCCGCGCCGCGCTGCGGATCTTCAACCGCCAGGGCGTGCGCGAAGGCGTGTCCCGGGCCGCCGGCAAGATCATCCACATGAGTTCGGTGCACCAGCGCATTCCCTGGGCCGGGCACGTCAATTACGCAGCGTCCAAGGGCGGCGTCGATCAGTTGATGCAGACCCTGGCCCAGGAAGTCAGCCACCAGCGCATCCGCATCAACGGCATCGCGCCGGGGGCGATCCGCACGGCCATCAATAAGGACGCCACCGAAGGCGATGCGGGCCAGGACCTGCTCAAACTCATCCCTTACGGACGCATCGGTGATGTCGAGGACGTGGCCAACGCGGTGGTGTTCCTCGCCTCCGATGTCTCTGACTACATCGTTGGCACCACCCTGTTCATCGACGGCGGCATGAGCCTCTATCCGGAGTTCCGTGGCAATGGCTGA
- a CDS encoding glycoside hydrolase family 15 protein — protein MAEHQSERQSPIDAHGIIGDLRSAALVNDKGSVDFFCWPEFDSPSIFCSLLDTPDAGIFQLAPDLPDARREQIYLPDTNVLQTRWLSDHAVVEITDLLPIGDNDDALPLLMRRVRVVSGQATFHLRCAVRHDYARAETRAVIDKQDVLFSASGQPTLRLASDQTLSVDHDAAVGQFTLKQDQTAAFMLGASDDPRFAEGAAQLCIERTLKFWRDWIGQSNYRGRWREMVNRSALALKLLTSRQHGAILAAATFGLPETPGGERNWDYRYTWIRDASFTVYAFMRLGFVDEANAYMRWLRGRVSDCSGQSSMKLNILYAIDGRQELPETELTHLAGHGGAKPVRIGNGAYDQIQLDIFGELMDAVYLVNKYGDAISHEGWKHVMEVVDQVCETWQTKDVGIWEMRGEQHHFLHSRLMCWVALDRAIRLASKRSLPAPFARWDQTRQAIHADIWDNFWNEERGHFVQYQGGTALDGSMLLMPLVRFVSAKDPKWLATLEAIEKHLVRDGMVYRYRNDDAGIDGLSGTEGAFAACSFWYVECLARAGQVEKAHLEFEQLLRYANPLGLYAEEFDNRGRHLGNTPQALTHLALISAASFLDRKLSGEKNYWQP, from the coding sequence ATGGCTGAGCATCAATCCGAACGACAAAGCCCCATCGACGCCCACGGAATCATTGGCGACCTGCGCAGTGCCGCGCTGGTCAATGACAAGGGCAGCGTGGATTTTTTCTGCTGGCCGGAGTTCGACAGCCCGTCGATCTTCTGTTCGCTGCTGGACACACCCGATGCGGGGATTTTCCAGCTCGCCCCGGACCTGCCCGATGCCCGGCGCGAACAGATTTACCTGCCAGACACCAACGTCCTGCAGACCCGCTGGCTCAGCGACCACGCCGTGGTGGAAATCACCGATCTGCTGCCCATCGGCGACAACGACGATGCCTTGCCGCTGCTGATGCGCCGGGTGCGAGTGGTCAGCGGACAGGCGACGTTTCACCTGCGCTGCGCGGTTCGGCATGACTATGCCCGCGCTGAAACCCGCGCCGTCATCGATAAACAGGATGTGCTGTTCAGCGCCAGCGGGCAGCCGACACTGCGGCTGGCCTCGGATCAAACCTTGAGCGTCGATCACGATGCGGCGGTCGGGCAATTCACTCTCAAGCAGGATCAGACCGCCGCGTTCATGCTCGGCGCCAGCGACGATCCGCGCTTCGCCGAAGGCGCCGCGCAGTTGTGCATCGAGCGCACACTGAAGTTCTGGCGCGACTGGATCGGCCAGTCCAACTATCGCGGCCGCTGGCGGGAGATGGTCAACCGTTCGGCCCTCGCCCTGAAGCTCCTGACCTCGCGCCAGCACGGCGCAATCCTTGCCGCCGCCACCTTCGGTCTGCCGGAAACACCCGGCGGCGAACGCAACTGGGACTATCGCTACACCTGGATCCGCGACGCCTCGTTCACCGTTTACGCCTTCATGCGCCTGGGGTTTGTCGACGAAGCCAACGCCTATATGCGCTGGCTGCGCGGGCGGGTCAGCGATTGCAGCGGCCAATCTTCGATGAAGCTGAATATCCTCTACGCCATCGACGGCCGCCAGGAACTGCCGGAAACCGAACTCACGCATTTGGCCGGCCATGGCGGCGCGAAACCGGTGCGCATCGGCAATGGCGCGTACGACCAGATTCAACTGGATATCTTCGGCGAACTGATGGACGCCGTTTATCTGGTCAACAAGTACGGCGACGCGATTTCCCACGAAGGCTGGAAACATGTGATGGAAGTGGTCGATCAGGTCTGTGAGACCTGGCAGACCAAGGATGTAGGCATCTGGGAAATGCGCGGTGAGCAACATCACTTCCTGCATTCGCGGCTGATGTGCTGGGTGGCGCTGGACCGGGCGATCCGCCTGGCTTCGAAACGCTCGCTGCCGGCACCGTTCGCCCGTTGGGATCAGACCCGTCAGGCCATCCATGCCGACATCTGGGACAATTTCTGGAACGAAGAGCGTGGGCATTTCGTGCAGTACCAGGGCGGTACCGCGCTGGATGGCTCGATGCTGCTGATGCCTCTGGTGCGCTTCGTCAGCGCCAAGGATCCGAAATGGCTGGCAACGCTGGAAGCCATCGAGAAACATCTGGTGCGCGACGGCATGGTTTACCGCTATCGCAACGATGATGCAGGCATCGACGGTTTGTCCGGCACCGAAGGCGCGTTCGCCGCGTGCTCGTTCTGGTACGTCGAATGCCTGGCCCGCGCCGGGCAAGTGGAAAAGGCCCATCTGGAGTTCGAGCAACTGCTGCGTTATGCCAATCCGTTGGGGCTTTATGCGGAGGAATTCGACAATCGTGGCCGGCATCTGGGCAACACGCCCCAGGCGTTGACCCACCTGGCGCTGATCAGCGCGGCGAGTTTTCTCGATCGCAAATTGAGCGGGGAGAAAAATTACTGGCAGCCATAG
- a CDS encoding BRCT domain-containing protein produces MVDLHQEFQNSSFFHQARIDRRSVDALTGIAAGLAADGKINQQEAEFLKNWIESHLIHLNDPVVNILYKRLADMLSDGVLDAEESVELLEMLHQFAGLPVGAQQPFVASTSLPLDNPAPALSCADRVFLFTGVMAYGPRKNCEALIVERGGLIGGSVSKKIHYLVVGSIGNDQWLHSSYGTKIKKAVELRDSGVPIAIISEDHWQKVLFG; encoded by the coding sequence ATGGTCGATCTGCATCAGGAGTTTCAGAACAGCAGTTTCTTTCATCAAGCCCGAATCGACCGTCGCTCCGTCGACGCGCTGACTGGAATCGCCGCCGGGCTTGCAGCAGACGGCAAGATCAATCAGCAGGAAGCCGAATTTCTCAAGAACTGGATCGAATCGCACTTGATCCATCTGAATGATCCGGTCGTCAACATCCTTTATAAGCGTCTCGCCGACATGCTGAGTGACGGCGTTCTTGATGCAGAAGAGTCGGTCGAGTTGCTGGAAATGCTTCACCAGTTCGCAGGTCTTCCAGTCGGTGCACAGCAACCCTTCGTCGCCTCAACCTCTCTGCCTCTGGACAACCCTGCTCCGGCATTGAGCTGTGCTGATCGTGTCTTTCTCTTCACCGGTGTCATGGCCTACGGACCCCGCAAGAACTGTGAGGCGTTGATTGTCGAGCGAGGTGGATTGATCGGTGGTTCTGTCAGCAAAAAGATTCATTATCTGGTGGTAGGCAGCATCGGTAATGATCAATGGCTTCACAGCAGCTATGGCACCAAGATCAAGAAAGCAGTTGAGCTTCGCGACAGCGGCGTGCCGATTGCCATCATCAGCGAAGACCATTGGCAGAAGGTGTTATTCGGATAA
- a CDS encoding alpha/beta fold hydrolase yields MTQAVMQFCKTESLTIAYEHHGPGNGTPVILLHGFPYSPRAYDEIAPPLAAKGYRVIVPYLRGYGPTRFNSPDTLRSGQQAALAQDLLDLMDSLDIEQATLCGYDWGGRAACIVAALFPERVRGLVTGDGYNLQDIPNSVQPLDPQSEHRYWYQYYFHTPRGVEGLTQNRRALCELLWQLWSPTWGRNAERYPLSAPAFDNPDFVEVVIHSYRHRFMYALGDPALEWMEQALEKQPAISVPTISLCGADDGVGPASADDEDAHHFTGPYERRVLAGVGHNIPEEAPGETLKALLDLLQR; encoded by the coding sequence ATGACCCAAGCCGTGATGCAGTTTTGCAAGACTGAAAGCCTGACCATCGCTTATGAGCATCACGGCCCGGGAAACGGCACGCCGGTCATCCTGCTCCACGGCTTCCCCTACTCTCCCCGCGCCTACGACGAAATCGCCCCGCCCCTCGCCGCCAAGGGTTATCGGGTAATCGTGCCGTACCTGCGCGGTTACGGCCCAACCCGTTTCAACAGCCCGGACACGTTGCGCTCCGGTCAGCAAGCGGCATTGGCTCAGGATCTGCTGGATCTGATGGACTCACTGGATATCGAACAAGCGACATTGTGCGGTTACGACTGGGGTGGTCGGGCGGCGTGCATTGTGGCAGCGCTGTTTCCCGAGCGTGTGCGGGGGTTGGTGACGGGCGATGGCTATAACCTGCAAGACATTCCGAATTCGGTCCAGCCGCTGGATCCGCAGAGCGAGCATCGCTACTGGTATCAGTATTACTTCCACACACCCCGTGGCGTTGAAGGGCTGACGCAGAATCGTCGGGCGCTGTGCGAGTTGCTGTGGCAATTGTGGTCACCGACCTGGGGGCGGAACGCCGAGCGTTATCCGTTGAGCGCGCCAGCGTTCGACAACCCGGATTTCGTTGAGGTGGTGATTCACTCTTATCGCCATCGCTTCATGTATGCGCTGGGCGATCCGGCGCTGGAGTGGATGGAGCAGGCGCTGGAGAAACAACCGGCGATCAGCGTTCCGACGATTTCGCTGTGCGGTGCGGATGATGGCGTTGGCCCGGCGTCGGCGGACGATGAAGATGCGCACCACTTCACCGGGCCTTATGAACGGCGGGTGCTCGCGGGTGTCGGGCATAACATCCCCGAGGAAGCGCCGGGCGAAACACTCAAGGCATTACTGGATCTGCTCCAGCGCTGA
- a CDS encoding GlxA family transcriptional regulator, which yields MPKTIHVLAFANVQLLDVTGPLQVFASANDIARQQGLPAPYAPTVIASGGGAVNSSAGLAMLAEPLPQQPSDTLIIAGGWGVYAAAEDAELVSWVREHANGCRRVASVCTGAFLLAASGWLDGRRVVTHWTRCEQLAQQHPQLQVEPNPIFINDGPVWTSAGVTAGIDLALAMVEDDLGRDMALDVARQLVVFLKRPGGQSQFSVTLSLQKQGNRFDDLHAWIAEHLTCDLGIPTLAEQAGMSERSFVRHYRADTGQTPARAIELIRVETARRLLSDTGLPIKRVAANCGFGSEETLRRSFLRAMGVTPQAYRERFSVSAGADPVMP from the coding sequence ATGCCGAAAACCATCCACGTCCTCGCGTTCGCCAATGTGCAGTTGCTCGATGTCACCGGGCCGTTGCAGGTCTTCGCCTCGGCCAACGATATCGCCCGCCAGCAGGGATTGCCTGCGCCGTATGCGCCAACGGTCATCGCCAGCGGTGGCGGGGCGGTGAACTCGTCCGCCGGGTTGGCGATGTTGGCCGAGCCGCTGCCGCAGCAGCCCAGCGATACGCTGATCATCGCCGGCGGCTGGGGTGTTTACGCCGCTGCCGAAGACGCCGAATTGGTGAGTTGGGTGCGTGAACACGCCAACGGATGCCGGCGTGTGGCTTCGGTCTGCACGGGAGCATTTCTGTTGGCGGCCAGCGGCTGGCTCGACGGTCGCCGGGTCGTCACCCACTGGACCCGCTGCGAGCAACTGGCGCAGCAGCACCCGCAATTGCAGGTCGAACCGAATCCGATCTTCATCAACGACGGACCGGTCTGGACCTCGGCGGGCGTCACCGCCGGCATCGACTTGGCGCTGGCCATGGTCGAAGACGACCTAGGTCGCGACATGGCCCTGGACGTCGCCCGGCAACTGGTGGTGTTCCTCAAGCGCCCGGGCGGGCAGTCGCAATTCAGCGTGACGCTGTCGCTGCAAAAACAGGGCAACCGCTTTGACGATCTGCACGCGTGGATTGCCGAGCACCTGACCTGCGATCTGGGCATCCCGACCCTCGCCGAACAGGCCGGCATGAGCGAGCGCAGCTTCGTACGCCACTACCGCGCCGACACCGGCCAGACCCCGGCCCGGGCCATCGAACTGATCCGCGTCGAAACTGCGCGCCGGTTGCTGAGCGATACCGGACTACCGATCAAACGGGTCGCGGCCAATTGTGGATTTGGCAGTGAAGAGACGTTAAGACGCAGTTTCCTGCGGGCCATGGGGGTGACGCCGCAGGCGTATCGGGAGCGGTTTTCGGTCAGCGCTGGAGCAGATCCAGTAATGCCTTGA
- the inhA gene encoding isonitrile hydratase, whose translation MALQIGFLLFPQVQQLDLTGPYDVLASLPDVQVHLIWKDLVPVTASTGLVLKPTTTFEDCPDLDVICVPGGAGVGPLMEDEQTQAFIKTQAAQARYVTSVCTGSLVLGAAGLLQGKRATTHWAYHDLLPTLGAIAVKDRVVRDGNLFTGGGITAGIDFALTLAQELVGADTAQLVQLQLEYAPAPPFDSGSPDTAPSAIVDEARKRAAPSLKLRTEITERAAARLNLR comes from the coding sequence ATGGCGTTGCAGATCGGTTTTCTGTTGTTTCCCCAGGTGCAGCAACTCGACCTGACCGGCCCGTACGACGTGCTGGCGTCGTTGCCGGACGTGCAAGTGCACCTGATCTGGAAGGATCTGGTGCCGGTCACCGCCAGCACCGGGCTGGTGCTGAAACCGACCACCACCTTCGAGGATTGCCCGGATCTAGATGTGATCTGCGTTCCCGGTGGCGCCGGGGTCGGGCCGTTGATGGAAGACGAGCAGACGCAGGCGTTCATCAAGACACAAGCTGCGCAGGCGCGTTATGTGACGTCGGTGTGTACGGGTTCGCTGGTGCTTGGGGCGGCGGGTCTTTTGCAGGGTAAACGGGCGACCACGCACTGGGCCTATCACGATCTGCTGCCCACACTGGGCGCGATTGCGGTGAAGGATCGGGTGGTGCGCGACGGCAATCTGTTTACCGGGGGCGGTATCACGGCCGGGATCGATTTTGCCTTGACGCTGGCGCAAGAGCTGGTCGGTGCGGACACGGCGCAATTGGTGCAGTTGCAGCTGGAATATGCGCCGGCGCCGCCGTTTGATTCGGGCAGCCCGGACACGGCGCCGAGCGCGATTGTCGATGAGGCGCGCAAGCGTGCGGCGCCTTCGTTGAAGTTGCGCACGGAAATCACCGAGCGTGCGGCGGCAAGGCTCAATCTGCGCTGA
- a CDS encoding CPBP family intramembrane glutamic endopeptidase — MKALPWLYLGLLSLGYGLALSFGQLGWLALISIALLVFAGYAVRQQTVPVGRYLGHGLFIVLALALALHWLPGFYNGRAIEPQRFTDNAVPFSMYLNLDKPLIGFWLLLVCPWIVARRSLRLTVYATALALTLSVILALGGAVLLGMITWAPKWPDQAWLWVLNNLLLVTLVEEALFRGYIQGGLSRRFKHLPYGENLALLLASLLFGLVHVGAGWQWVLLASLAGVGYGLAYRFGGLGAAIATHFGLNLLHFGLFTYPMLAG; from the coding sequence ATGAAAGCTCTGCCATGGCTCTATCTCGGGCTTCTCAGCCTTGGTTACGGATTGGCTCTGAGTTTCGGCCAGCTCGGCTGGCTGGCGCTGATCTCCATTGCGCTGCTGGTTTTCGCCGGTTACGCCGTGCGCCAGCAAACCGTGCCGGTCGGGCGTTATCTCGGCCATGGCCTGTTTATCGTGCTGGCTCTGGCGCTGGCCCTGCACTGGCTGCCGGGCTTCTACAACGGCCGGGCCATCGAGCCGCAGCGCTTCACCGACAATGCCGTGCCGTTCTCGATGTACCTGAATCTCGACAAACCGCTGATTGGCTTCTGGCTGCTATTGGTCTGCCCGTGGATCGTCGCGCGTCGTTCGTTGCGCCTGACCGTCTACGCCACTGCTCTGGCACTGACGTTGAGCGTGATTCTGGCGTTGGGCGGCGCGGTGTTACTGGGCATGATCACCTGGGCACCGAAATGGCCGGATCAGGCGTGGCTGTGGGTGCTGAACAACCTGCTGCTGGTGACGCTGGTCGAAGAAGCGCTGTTTCGCGGCTACATACAGGGCGGCCTGAGCCGGCGTTTCAAACACCTGCCTTACGGCGAAAACCTCGCGCTGCTGCTGGCGTCCCTGCTGTTCGGCCTGGTGCATGTGGGCGCTGGCTGGCAATGGGTGTTGCTGGCGAGCCTGGCGGGTGTCGGCTATGGTCTGGCCTACCGTTTTGGCGGGCTCGGTGCGGCGATCGCGACGCATTTTGGCCTGAACCTGCTGCATTTCGGCCTGTTCACCTATCCGATGCTCGCGGGTTGA
- a CDS encoding methyl-accepting chemotaxis protein, whose protein sequence is MRNNQPITQRERTFPAQQRLISTTDAKGVITYCNDAFVEISGFSREELIRAPHNLVRHPDVPAAVFSHMWGTLKQGLPWMGIVKNRCKSGDHYWVNAYVTPVFDGSQVVGYESVRVKPTAEQIRRAEALYQRINQGKSAIPQTDKWLPVLQDWLPFILVSQLSFMIGATLNSQWGFALAAGLSVPLGLLGLQWQQRGLKRLLRLAEQTTSDPLIAQMYTDSRGAQARLEMSILSQEARLKTCLTRLQDTAEHLTDQAKQSDALAHNSSSGLERQRVETEQVATAVNQMAATTQEVASHVQRTADATQEANRLTGRGRDIAGETREAIQRLSVVVGETGLTVTQLAKDSDEIGGVVDVIKGIADQTNLLALNAAIEAARAGEMGRGFAVVADEVRQLAQRTSESTGQIHALIAKLQQTATSAVQTMEAGHRQAEEGVARVLEADQALVGISEAVANITDMTTQIAAATEEQSAVAEEISRNISNISELADQTSEQAHNSALLSEELTKTANTQYSLVERFNR, encoded by the coding sequence ATGCGTAACAACCAGCCCATTACACAACGCGAACGGACTTTCCCGGCTCAGCAACGGTTGATTTCCACAACCGACGCCAAGGGCGTGATCACCTACTGCAACGACGCTTTCGTCGAAATCAGCGGGTTTTCGCGTGAGGAACTGATCCGTGCGCCGCACAACCTGGTTCGTCACCCTGACGTGCCGGCGGCGGTGTTTTCGCACATGTGGGGCACACTGAAACAAGGCTTGCCATGGATGGGCATTGTCAAGAATCGCTGCAAGTCCGGTGACCATTACTGGGTGAACGCCTATGTAACGCCGGTGTTCGACGGCAGTCAGGTGGTCGGTTACGAGTCGGTGCGGGTCAAACCTACCGCCGAACAGATCCGCCGTGCCGAAGCGCTCTATCAACGCATCAACCAGGGCAAGTCGGCGATCCCTCAAACAGACAAATGGCTGCCGGTGCTGCAGGACTGGCTGCCGTTCATTCTGGTCAGCCAGCTGAGCTTCATGATCGGCGCCACCCTGAACTCGCAGTGGGGCTTCGCCCTCGCCGCCGGTCTGTCGGTGCCGCTGGGCCTGCTGGGCCTGCAATGGCAACAACGCGGGCTCAAGCGCCTGCTGCGTCTGGCCGAGCAGACCACCTCCGACCCGTTGATCGCGCAGATGTACACCGACAGCCGTGGCGCCCAGGCGCGTCTGGAGATGTCGATCCTCAGCCAGGAAGCCCGCCTGAAAACCTGCCTGACCCGTCTGCAAGACACTGCCGAGCACCTGACCGATCAGGCCAAACAGTCCGACGCCCTGGCGCATAACAGCTCCAGCGGTCTGGAACGTCAGCGCGTGGAAACCGAACAGGTCGCCACCGCCGTCAACCAGATGGCCGCCACCACGCAAGAAGTGGCGAGCCACGTCCAGCGCACCGCCGACGCCACCCAGGAAGCCAATCGCCTGACCGGCCGCGGCCGCGACATCGCCGGCGAAACCCGCGAAGCCATCCAGCGCCTGTCGGTCGTGGTCGGTGAAACCGGCCTGACCGTCACCCAACTGGCCAAGGACAGCGACGAAATCGGCGGCGTGGTCGACGTGATCAAAGGCATCGCCGACCAGACCAACCTGCTCGCGCTCAACGCTGCGATTGAAGCAGCACGTGCCGGCGAAATGGGCCGTGGTTTTGCCGTGGTGGCCGACGAAGTCCGCCAACTGGCACAACGCACCAGCGAATCCACCGGCCAGATCCACGCCCTTATCGCCAAGTTGCAGCAGACCGCCACCAGCGCCGTACAAACCATGGAAGCCGGCCATCGCCAGGCGGAAGAAGGTGTAGCGCGGGTGCTGGAAGCGGATCAGGCCCTGGTGGGCATCAGCGAAGCGGTGGCCAACATCACCGACATGACCACCCAGATCGCCGCCGCGACCGAAGAGCAAAGTGCCGTGGCTGAAGAAATCAGCCGCAACATCAGCAACATCTCGGAACTGGCGGACCAGACCTCGGAACAGGCGCATAACTCGGCGTTGCTGAGTGAAGAGCTGACCAAGACTGCCAACACGCAATACTCGTTGGTGGAGCGGTTTAACCGCTGA
- a CDS encoding DUF6124 family protein, translating to MFKATPNPPETDPTSNDPELESRKTKEAADRALDFYLGPEIPKYFPPKARPIFMVDPTLDDETLLVEACESLSSANAMAGNIANSVKGPERKPLLALQQLIMLNELLVNRVLDRLKLP from the coding sequence ATGTTCAAAGCCACACCAAACCCACCAGAAACCGATCCAACCTCCAACGACCCCGAGCTCGAGTCCCGAAAGACAAAAGAAGCCGCCGACCGCGCACTCGACTTTTACCTCGGCCCCGAAATCCCGAAGTACTTCCCGCCCAAGGCCCGTCCTATCTTTATGGTCGATCCCACACTCGATGACGAAACGCTGCTCGTCGAAGCCTGCGAATCACTGTCGTCAGCCAACGCCATGGCCGGCAATATCGCCAACTCGGTGAAAGGCCCGGAGCGCAAACCGCTGCTGGCGCTGCAACAGCTGATCATGTTGAACGAGCTGCTGGTTAATCGAGTGCTGGACAGGCTGAAATTGCCTTAA